One genomic region from Fictibacillus marinisediminis encodes:
- a CDS encoding amino acid adenylation domain-containing protein, which translates to MKINNNDFFSIEHLPVDTDNVYPLSSVQAFWDENRHQMTETLIMSNSGKLSKRSGGKIQKEEINIPQEVYNSLSDAARKSATNIETLLFVAHCKVVSLLSGQSTIATGMGIETQRSSVEHQIDMGNHAQFLPLAITLGPLETWNDIALRVHEKIGMIKELKTLITSDLKDINRLFDVNFAYVEHDFKNELLSEDNDESNSLTVKFHSNSTISSFNDIKCLIQYRDDQITKDQVIALGYYYSRILESIGKDLLTIHTNSNWLTINDEKLLSEWNNLTIKEFPLKNNLLQLFEEQAQRTPNQIASINKNESLTYQELNERSNQLARYLRNLGVGPEFLVGICMKRSNLMLIGLLGILKAGGGYVPLDPNYPKERLHHMLDDANVEMILTDNLLSEQLSFDGRKIIKLDVEWPIIASFECTNLECQTISSNVAYLVFTSGSTGLPKAAVIEHGSVIELMYWAKDEFGLETLSGVLASSSICFDMSIFELYVPLSWGGTVIIVDDILQVRNTEGREKISLLSTVPSALCTLAELGWVPDNTRAALLAGEPLSRQVTTRIFNSTKLEKIWNAYGLSEDTTYTTVSLIKRELEGPITIGKPIANRQLYVLDEYQREVPIGVMGELYVAGNGLARAYINRPELTADRFLLKIFNDNKKVRMYRTGDLVRYRSDGTLEYIARKDHQIKLRGHRIELGEIEITLGAHKAVEQCVVVCRTEGEDKRLIAYVVIKEGNINVSPHQLKEYLSGNLPEWMIPAMIVWLEKLPTTSHGKLDRKALPAPERCSWPVATN; encoded by the coding sequence ATGAAGATCAATAACAACGACTTTTTTTCTATTGAGCATCTACCAGTAGATACAGACAATGTATATCCACTTTCAAGTGTACAAGCATTTTGGGATGAAAATCGTCATCAAATGACTGAAACTCTAATAATGAGCAATTCAGGGAAGTTGAGTAAACGTAGTGGAGGTAAAATTCAGAAAGAGGAAATAAACATTCCACAGGAAGTTTACAATTCCCTGTCAGATGCGGCACGAAAAAGTGCTACAAATATAGAGACGTTGTTATTTGTTGCACATTGTAAAGTTGTAAGTCTGTTAAGTGGTCAATCAACGATTGCAACTGGTATGGGCATAGAGACACAACGCTCATCCGTTGAACACCAAATAGACATGGGAAATCATGCTCAGTTTTTACCTCTTGCAATTACATTGGGTCCACTAGAGACATGGAATGACATTGCTCTAAGGGTACATGAGAAAATAGGTATGATAAAAGAACTGAAGACGTTAATAACCTCAGATTTGAAAGATATAAATAGGCTTTTCGATGTTAATTTTGCTTACGTTGAACATGATTTTAAAAACGAGTTACTCTCTGAAGATAACGATGAAAGTAATTCGCTTACAGTTAAATTCCATTCGAATTCAACCATATCTTCATTTAATGATATTAAGTGTTTAATTCAATATCGAGATGATCAAATAACCAAAGATCAGGTAATCGCTCTTGGGTATTACTATTCTCGAATACTTGAATCGATTGGTAAAGATTTATTAACTATTCATACAAACTCAAATTGGCTCACTATAAATGATGAAAAATTATTGTCAGAATGGAACAACCTTACGATTAAAGAGTTTCCATTAAAGAATAATCTATTGCAACTCTTTGAGGAACAAGCTCAAAGAACACCTAATCAAATAGCAAGCATTAACAAAAATGAAAGTCTTACTTATCAAGAACTGAATGAACGTAGTAATCAGCTTGCACGGTATTTGCGTAATTTAGGAGTCGGCCCCGAATTTCTCGTCGGCATCTGCATGAAGCGAAGTAATCTTATGTTAATAGGATTATTGGGAATTCTCAAAGCAGGTGGAGGTTATGTGCCTCTTGATCCAAATTACCCGAAAGAGCGTCTTCATCATATGTTGGATGATGCAAACGTCGAGATGATACTAACCGATAACCTACTTAGCGAGCAGTTGTCTTTCGACGGAAGGAAAATAATTAAATTAGATGTTGAGTGGCCAATAATCGCTAGTTTCGAATGCACTAATCTAGAGTGTCAGACAATATCAAGTAATGTTGCATATCTTGTATTTACGTCTGGTTCCACAGGTCTTCCGAAAGCTGCTGTGATTGAACATGGTAGTGTGATCGAGTTAATGTATTGGGCAAAAGATGAATTTGGACTTGAAACACTATCTGGTGTTTTGGCATCATCGTCAATCTGTTTTGACATGTCAATTTTCGAATTATATGTTCCATTAAGCTGGGGTGGCACTGTAATTATAGTAGACGACATTTTGCAAGTTCGTAACACTGAAGGAAGGGAAAAAATCTCACTTTTAAGTACTGTGCCTTCCGCACTCTGTACACTTGCTGAATTAGGTTGGGTTCCTGACAATACGAGAGCAGCGCTTTTAGCGGGAGAGCCTTTATCTCGTCAGGTAACAACGAGAATTTTTAACTCTACAAAGCTAGAAAAAATATGGAATGCCTATGGTTTATCTGAAGATACCACTTATACCACTGTATCGCTGATCAAGAGAGAACTCGAAGGACCTATAACTATAGGAAAACCTATTGCAAATCGTCAACTTTACGTGCTTGATGAATATCAGCGTGAAGTACCGATTGGTGTAATGGGGGAGTTGTATGTCGCAGGAAACGGATTAGCACGTGCTTATATCAACAGACCAGAATTGACAGCAGATCGCTTTCTGCTAAAAATTTTCAATGATAATAAGAAGGTACGAATGTATCGAACAGGCGATCTTGTACGTTACCGTTCAGATGGAACGCTAGAATATATTGCAAGAAAGGACCATCAGATAAAACTGCGGGGGCATCGAATTGAGCTTGGAGAAATTGAAATAACGCTTGGCGCTCACAAAGCTGTTGAGCAGTGTGTAGTAGTGTGTCGCACTGAGGGAGAGGATAAGCGATTAATCGCTTATGTAGTAATCAAAGAAGGCAACATAAATGTTTCTCCACATCAACTTAAAGAGTATCTCAGCGGAAATTTACCAGAGTGGATGATACCAGCTATGATTGTTTGGTTGGAGAAGTTACCAACAACTTCTCACGGAAAACTAGATCGAAAGGCATTACCAGCACCTGAACGTTGCTCATGGCCAGTCGCGACAAACTAA
- a CDS encoding aminotransferase class V-fold PLP-dependent enzyme, translating into MTSEKLISPYREVDYSPKAWFGGITAEMLPVKEQKKSLDFWKLAVAPQQGEIANSANKLMRKYAQYVPGSDECSSFLISLVMECRERIRNTLISSAYRDHCDIEFVPSMCRGLEVALCRIKGLSRIILSPFEHPSVLSLARWLGNIINADVCQLHFEAKDYHLSPIDQETKMIKMIQDEVDSSCGPTALILSVVNYSTGLVNRTTEIMNHLQKVNDSTLHIILDGAHAAGNYISSVDIDKCWAYVISVHKWLLSPEPCGVIITPRPVKEDEIPYDAWSHSFPATTTNVRVFTSLASSLRAIDRVGLENWRAHSIRLRDYFIRRMHSRLSVIGSNNGTEMTSFIAVRPKSGHFWKWPIKDLSKYLEEQSVYILMLSIDQDTPWLRIAFPYTQNIEQVNELCNILDYAME; encoded by the coding sequence ATGACATCTGAAAAATTAATATCGCCTTACAGAGAAGTCGATTATTCTCCTAAAGCGTGGTTCGGTGGTATTACAGCAGAAATGTTGCCTGTGAAAGAACAAAAAAAATCACTAGACTTTTGGAAACTTGCAGTCGCACCCCAACAAGGGGAAATTGCTAATAGTGCCAATAAACTTATGCGTAAATATGCACAGTATGTACCCGGAAGCGATGAATGTAGCAGTTTTCTGATATCACTCGTTATGGAATGTCGTGAACGAATTCGCAACACTCTTATCTCATCTGCTTATCGTGACCATTGTGATATTGAATTTGTGCCAAGCATGTGTAGAGGTTTAGAAGTAGCATTGTGCAGAATTAAAGGGTTATCACGTATCATCTTATCACCGTTTGAGCATCCTTCTGTGCTTTCGCTTGCTAGATGGCTAGGAAACATTATAAATGCTGATGTCTGTCAGTTACATTTTGAGGCGAAGGATTACCATCTATCGCCTATAGATCAGGAAACAAAAATGATCAAAATGATTCAAGACGAAGTGGACAGCAGTTGTGGACCGACGGCACTCATTCTAAGTGTGGTCAACTATTCCACTGGACTAGTTAATCGGACGACGGAAATTATGAATCATTTACAAAAGGTAAATGATTCAACTTTACATATCATACTAGACGGTGCACATGCAGCAGGTAACTACATTTCCTCGGTAGATATAGATAAATGTTGGGCTTATGTAATAAGTGTTCACAAGTGGCTTCTTTCACCAGAGCCATGTGGAGTCATTATTACTCCACGACCGGTGAAGGAGGATGAGATCCCCTATGATGCATGGAGTCATTCATTTCCAGCAACAACTACCAACGTGCGCGTTTTTACCAGTCTTGCAAGTAGTCTAAGAGCTATAGACAGAGTTGGCTTAGAAAACTGGCGTGCACATTCTATACGCTTACGTGATTACTTTATTCGACGTATGCACTCGCGTTTGTCTGTAATTGGAAGTAATAATGGTACGGAAATGACTTCATTCATAGCTGTGCGTCCTAAATCGGGGCATTTTTGGAAATGGCCGATTAAAGACTTGAGTAAGTATTTAGAAGAGCAATCAGTGTATATATTGATGTTATCTATTGATCAGGATACACCGTGGTTGCGAATTGCATTTCCATACACTCAAAACATTGAACAAGTGAATGAACTTTGTAATATTTTGGACTATGCTATGGAATAG
- a CDS encoding winged helix DNA-binding domain-containing protein → MQTIELSVQEIRNLRLCAQQLSVDTETQNISIEKILQTNCGVQAQYPSDAALALHVRMNNLTSKDLKQILIDERTIVRTWCMRGTLHFLAAEDFHWLIGLHGEVFIQKSKRRYEQLGIDEKLYEKCIDKLYLLFSQSESLTRDEVKDYLMTQGIKLEGQAPYHLLRRAALNGLICFGPDRKSEPTYVLVENWLKIKPQHLSKEEALHTLVRRYLEAYGPATLADLANWSGLPLKTIRQGWKSVSNEMIEVKNGEHRLYMLEEQFLSNKSKIIDSSVLLVPAYDTYLLGYQNRELILSPNAEKDVYRGGGLLRPAIVINGYIVGSWEIKHYQRRIEVRINALPEIVEPVQKEINLEVQRVGTFFGMPAELIL, encoded by the coding sequence TTGCAGACAATTGAGCTTTCAGTACAGGAAATACGGAATCTAAGATTATGTGCTCAACAACTATCAGTTGATACTGAGACACAAAACATAAGTATTGAAAAAATTTTACAAACGAATTGTGGTGTTCAAGCACAATATCCATCTGACGCAGCACTCGCTCTTCATGTGCGCATGAACAATCTAACCTCAAAGGATTTAAAACAGATATTGATTGATGAGAGAACTATTGTTCGTACATGGTGCATGCGTGGAACACTACATTTTCTTGCAGCAGAGGATTTTCACTGGCTCATTGGTCTACATGGAGAAGTATTTATTCAGAAAAGCAAACGTCGGTATGAACAATTAGGAATAGATGAGAAATTATATGAAAAATGCATCGACAAACTATACTTGCTATTTTCACAAAGTGAGTCATTAACACGTGACGAAGTAAAAGATTATCTCATGACGCAAGGTATCAAGCTTGAGGGGCAAGCACCGTATCATCTTTTGAGACGTGCTGCCCTCAATGGTTTGATATGCTTCGGACCAGATCGCAAGAGTGAACCAACGTACGTGCTAGTAGAGAACTGGCTAAAAATCAAACCTCAACATTTATCCAAAGAAGAAGCATTACATACACTTGTAAGACGCTATCTTGAAGCATATGGGCCTGCAACTTTAGCAGACTTGGCGAATTGGTCAGGGCTGCCATTGAAAACAATACGTCAAGGTTGGAAAAGCGTATCTAACGAGATGATTGAAGTAAAAAATGGTGAACACCGTTTGTATATGCTTGAAGAGCAATTTTTATCTAACAAATCCAAAATAATAGATTCGTCTGTACTTCTCGTACCAGCATATGATACCTATCTTTTAGGCTATCAAAATCGTGAGTTGATTCTGTCACCAAATGCAGAAAAAGATGTTTATCGTGGTGGAGGACTATTGAGACCAGCAATTGTAATTAACGGATATATTGTTGGTTCATGGGAGATAAAGCATTATCAGCGACGTATAGAGGTAAGAATAAATGCATTACCGGAAATCGTAGAACCAGTTCAAAAGGAAATCAACCTAGAAGTACAGAGGGTGGGTACATTTTTTGGTATGCCTGCAGAACTAATACTATGA
- a CDS encoding non-ribosomal peptide synthetase: MNTEILKHDEENRYEPFRLSDMQQALLIGRGNAVEFGDVGCHAYCEHESNDLNLEAYKNAWLKLIERHDMLRAVFHSHDETQQVLREVPPFEVQVVDLREESDDKVEEILSEIRERMSHQVLPADKWPLLEVVVAKLKDNYYRLFTSIDLLIMDAWSYFQIILPDLIEVYNNPDHVFPALEVTFRDYITKVESELEDTEEYQLAKQYWMERLPNLPPAASLPQISAIDPNTEIKFNSREYVVKEKEWSEIKAQGRRRGVTPSIIMVSAFAEVIRKWSGNDAFTINFPIYDRKPVHPQINNVLGDFTNNLLVSIEKSDGNFTDRAKSIQRQVIRDLEHRQFSGVRVLRELMRLQKGVGALAPIVVTSLLGNPTRHEMTSFGREVHAITQTPQVLLDFQISEFEGELRFNWDSLDAHFPEGMLDDMFEVYCNILRQLEHDENWGKESFEMLPQWQIEQHDVINATDGDVPDLMLHEMMMQVAQNEPNKMAVISSSSTLTYSELSCRANQIGRKIRENGAQPNELVAIVMDKGWEQYAAVYGVLVAGSAYLPIDPSMPQERLDFMLKEGEVSIILTQSEVNQRLQWPEGLQRFCVDCDFDEVDSSPLESIQTSDDLAYVIYTSGSTGKPKGTMVAHRGVVNMLFDIKQRCNLSQGDRAFAISSLQHDASVFDVFAIGCGIGNVVPDPTPNPEPAHWVEMIRAHDVSFWNSVPAFMDILLSYVEGKHELQLKSLREVILSGDFIPITMPNRLRNIAPEVNILSAGGPTETIVWSISYPIEDVDPNWVSIPYGCPTTNHKYFILDKHLSDQPVWVPGEMYDGSEIGLAKGFWRNEALTNQRFIKHPKTGQRMYATGDMGRYLPDGNIEILGRNDFQVQINGHRIELGEIEASLKMQEGVRSAVAVVVEGETEHKWIVAFVEARPEDKHLLDPSLIKEVFEKKLPNYMIPSHIEILEKLPLSENGKIDRLQLTKMAKEYTTGDFLIEYVTPRTELEAIVASLMGDVLNLERVGVLDNFFDLGGDSISATRLNNRIEEMLGISMPLSTLFNNPTVEKICSYINQGDDSETINVLTEMFSQIGISELNSVVEDLRKERV, encoded by the coding sequence ATGAATACTGAAATATTAAAGCACGATGAAGAAAATCGATACGAGCCATTTCGACTTAGTGATATGCAGCAAGCTTTACTAATAGGGCGCGGCAATGCGGTGGAGTTTGGTGATGTTGGTTGTCATGCGTACTGTGAGCACGAATCGAATGATTTAAATCTTGAAGCATACAAGAATGCATGGTTAAAACTCATCGAAAGACATGACATGTTAAGAGCGGTATTTCACTCACATGATGAAACACAGCAGGTTCTTCGAGAGGTTCCGCCTTTTGAGGTACAAGTTGTTGATCTAAGAGAGGAATCAGATGATAAAGTAGAAGAAATTTTAAGCGAAATCCGGGAACGTATGTCTCATCAAGTTTTGCCTGCTGACAAATGGCCGTTATTAGAGGTAGTTGTAGCTAAACTAAAAGATAATTATTATCGATTGTTCACCAGCATTGATTTACTGATTATGGATGCCTGGAGTTACTTTCAAATTATTCTGCCAGATTTGATAGAGGTTTACAATAACCCTGATCACGTATTTCCTGCACTAGAGGTTACTTTTAGAGACTATATAACCAAAGTTGAGTCAGAACTTGAAGATACAGAAGAGTATCAGTTGGCAAAACAATACTGGATGGAACGCCTACCTAATCTGCCACCAGCTGCTTCTCTCCCGCAAATATCAGCAATTGATCCAAATACTGAGATCAAGTTCAATTCACGTGAATATGTAGTTAAAGAGAAAGAGTGGTCTGAAATTAAGGCTCAAGGGCGACGTCGCGGAGTAACGCCATCGATAATAATGGTTTCTGCCTTTGCTGAAGTAATAAGGAAATGGAGCGGGAATGACGCCTTCACCATCAATTTCCCTATATATGACAGAAAACCAGTCCATCCTCAGATCAATAATGTACTTGGAGACTTTACAAATAATCTGTTAGTATCTATCGAAAAAAGTGATGGCAATTTTACTGACCGTGCTAAGTCGATACAAAGACAAGTAATTAGAGATTTAGAACATCGTCAATTTAGTGGTGTCCGCGTTTTGCGTGAGTTAATGCGTTTACAGAAGGGTGTAGGTGCATTAGCGCCGATTGTCGTTACAAGCTTATTGGGGAACCCGACACGACATGAAATGACAAGCTTTGGCCGTGAAGTACATGCTATCACTCAGACGCCACAAGTACTATTGGACTTTCAAATATCTGAATTTGAAGGCGAGCTTCGATTCAATTGGGATTCTTTAGATGCTCACTTTCCAGAAGGTATGCTTGATGATATGTTCGAGGTTTATTGCAACATTTTACGTCAACTTGAGCATGATGAGAACTGGGGTAAAGAAAGCTTCGAGATGCTACCTCAATGGCAGATCGAACAACATGATGTAATCAACGCAACAGATGGGGACGTACCCGACCTTATGCTTCATGAAATGATGATGCAAGTTGCACAAAATGAGCCAAACAAAATGGCCGTGATTTCAAGTTCTAGCACACTTACATATTCTGAGCTAAGTTGTCGTGCAAATCAGATTGGTCGAAAGATTCGAGAGAACGGTGCTCAGCCAAATGAGTTGGTAGCAATAGTAATGGACAAAGGGTGGGAGCAGTATGCTGCAGTTTACGGAGTACTCGTTGCTGGTTCAGCTTATCTGCCTATCGATCCGAGTATGCCGCAAGAGCGACTAGATTTCATGCTGAAGGAAGGGGAAGTGTCAATAATACTTACCCAGTCAGAAGTAAATCAGCGACTACAGTGGCCAGAAGGATTGCAACGATTCTGTGTGGACTGCGATTTTGATGAAGTTGATTCTAGTCCTTTAGAGAGTATTCAAACATCTGATGATCTGGCATATGTTATCTACACATCAGGATCTACTGGAAAGCCTAAGGGCACAATGGTTGCACATCGCGGTGTGGTTAATATGCTGTTTGATATTAAGCAACGATGTAACCTCAGTCAAGGAGATCGGGCATTCGCAATTTCATCTCTACAACATGATGCTTCTGTCTTTGACGTGTTTGCAATAGGATGTGGCATAGGTAACGTTGTACCTGACCCTACACCGAACCCAGAACCAGCGCATTGGGTGGAAATGATCCGTGCACATGATGTATCGTTTTGGAATTCGGTTCCGGCATTCATGGACATTTTGTTATCATATGTTGAAGGTAAGCATGAGCTTCAACTGAAAAGTCTTCGAGAGGTTATTCTGTCAGGAGATTTTATCCCTATTACAATGCCTAATCGTTTACGTAATATCGCTCCTGAAGTGAATATTCTAAGCGCAGGAGGTCCGACTGAAACCATCGTATGGTCTATTAGTTACCCAATTGAGGATGTCGATCCGAACTGGGTTAGTATTCCTTATGGATGTCCAACAACAAATCATAAATATTTCATATTGGATAAGCATCTTTCAGATCAGCCGGTATGGGTTCCAGGTGAGATGTATGATGGTAGTGAAATAGGTCTTGCTAAGGGATTTTGGCGTAATGAGGCTTTGACTAATCAACGCTTTATCAAACATCCAAAAACTGGCCAACGAATGTATGCTACAGGTGATATGGGCCGGTATCTGCCTGATGGAAATATTGAGATTCTTGGTCGTAATGATTTTCAAGTACAAATAAACGGGCATCGAATTGAGTTAGGCGAGATAGAGGCAAGCCTTAAAATGCAGGAAGGAGTCCGTTCAGCTGTAGCTGTTGTTGTCGAAGGAGAAACTGAACATAAATGGATTGTAGCATTTGTAGAGGCAAGACCTGAAGACAAGCACTTACTTGACCCAAGTTTAATTAAAGAAGTTTTCGAAAAGAAATTACCAAATTATATGATCCCGTCACACATTGAGATTCTTGAAAAACTACCACTCAGCGAGAATGGTAAAATTGATCGGTTACAATTAACTAAGATGGCGAAAGAATATACTACTGGTGACTTTTTAATCGAATATGTTACTCCACGAACGGAATTAGAGGCTATTGTTGCTTCGTTAATGGGCGATGTGCTCAATCTAGAACGAGTCGGCGTGTTGGACAATTTTTTCGATTTGGGTGGCGATTCAATAAGTGCAACTCGATTGAATAATCGAATCGAGGAGATGCTCGGCATAAGTATGCCTTTATCAACGCTGTTTAATAATCCAACCGTTGAAAAAATTTGTTCTTATATAAACCAAGGGGACGATAGCGAAACAATTAACGTTCTTACTGAAATGTTTTCTCAAATAGGAATTAGTGAACTTAACTCTGTTGTTGAAGATCTGAGAAAAGAGAGAGTTTAG
- a CDS encoding phosphopantetheine-binding protein, translated as MNDEIEEIIEKEEALQYQHIVSSFEALDDVNEVKVFQVGKGSSERLIALLVPASDTMAFSLLRRKLRETSPSVPIPEELIIVDSIDKNNTPSELLDIYDKLFKQKSVYVKASNSIEEYLVRLWGEFLPVGRISVEDDFYALGGHSLLLAQMHYAIERDLGVYMDFELMLGTSVLSELALNIAQMKKETIL; from the coding sequence ATGAACGACGAGATCGAAGAGATTATAGAAAAGGAAGAAGCATTGCAGTACCAACATATAGTATCTTCATTTGAAGCTTTAGATGATGTGAATGAAGTCAAAGTGTTTCAGGTTGGGAAAGGTTCAAGTGAACGATTGATCGCTTTACTTGTTCCTGCAAGTGATACCATGGCCTTTTCCTTGTTACGACGTAAACTGCGTGAGACATCACCGAGTGTACCAATTCCTGAGGAGTTAATTATAGTCGATTCGATTGATAAAAATAACACCCCAAGTGAATTGTTAGATATTTATGACAAATTGTTCAAACAGAAATCTGTCTACGTTAAGGCAAGCAATTCTATTGAGGAGTACCTCGTGAGGCTATGGGGAGAGTTTCTACCAGTGGGAAGAATAAGTGTTGAAGATGATTTTTACGCATTAGGAGGACACTCACTCCTTCTAGCCCAAATGCACTATGCGATTGAACGCGATCTAGGAGTATACATGGATTTTGAACTTATGCTGGGGACAAGCGTACTATCAGAGTTGGCACTAAATATAGCACAAATGAAGAAAGAAACTATTCTCTGA
- a CDS encoding thioesterase II family protein translates to MTQSSRWLLRELNPDAKARLFCLPFAGIGASAYRLWPTASEKFEICPVQLPGRENRSADLQYSEIESLSNDLLNELLPYLDRPYVIFGHCMGALIAYDLILKIMERNVRMPDHFYVSASRAPHSSHRGPVHLDLSDDELASNLLSNTSELSDPKLLSILMPHAIQLLRKDLAMCDSYQPPVRKISCPITTFAWSDDQGMPFDELLGWRGYSDVTEYLIDGDHFSVQKSANTLMPIINA, encoded by the coding sequence ATGACACAATCATCAAGGTGGTTACTTCGAGAACTCAATCCCGATGCGAAAGCAAGATTATTTTGTTTACCATTTGCCGGGATTGGCGCCTCGGCATATCGTCTCTGGCCAACAGCATCTGAAAAATTTGAGATATGTCCAGTGCAACTTCCTGGACGAGAGAATAGATCTGCTGATTTACAATACAGTGAAATAGAAAGTCTATCAAACGATTTGCTTAACGAACTTCTCCCATATCTTGATCGACCATATGTCATATTTGGGCATTGCATGGGAGCGTTAATAGCATATGATCTCATTTTAAAGATTATGGAACGAAACGTTCGTATGCCTGATCACTTTTACGTTTCTGCATCACGAGCACCTCATTCGAGCCATCGAGGACCCGTACATTTGGATTTGTCGGATGATGAATTAGCGAGCAACTTGCTTAGTAATACTTCAGAGTTGAGTGACCCTAAACTATTATCGATACTAATGCCACACGCTATCCAGCTTCTTCGTAAAGATCTCGCAATGTGTGATAGCTATCAACCTCCGGTGCGTAAAATATCCTGTCCAATCACAACATTTGCATGGAGTGATGATCAGGGCATGCCTTTTGATGAACTACTGGGCTGGCGAGGTTATAGTGACGTAACAGAGTATCTTATAGATGGAGATCACTTCTCAGTACAGAAATCAGCGAACACCCTAATGCCAATTATTAATGCTTAA